Below is a window of Hydrogenimonas sp. DNA.
CGTGGCCTGGAAGAGGTTGAAGAGCGACTGTTTCGCACCGTTGCTCGCAATCACCTGGTCTGTGGCGTAGCTGAGACCGTTGTCGCGTCTCAGCTTCTCTACGATAGCCTCTTTGAGCTCCGGGATGCCGTCTACGGGCGTATATTTCGTAAAACCTTCGTTTATTGCGCGGATGGCCGCATCTTTTATCACCTGCGGCGTATCGAAGTCCGGCTCTCCTGCCGAAAAGCCCAAAATATCCTTGCCCTCACGTTTGAGCTGCTGTGCGAGTGCGGTAATCGCCATTGTAAGAGATTCAGAGAGTGTCTGGATTCTGTCAGAAAGCATATGATAGCCCTTTTTTACCTTGATTTTATCCAATCTTGCTTTAAGGATAGCTCTATTGAGCTTTCAATGGTTATAATACAATATGGAAAGATTTATGAAAATGGCGCTCGAAGAGGCGCAAAATGGGATTGAAGCGGGTGAGGGCGGGCCTTTTGGAGCTGTTATCGTCAAAAACTCCGAAGTTATTGCGACAGGACATAACATGGTGGTAAAAACCAACGATCCGACCGCACATGCGGAGATGGTTGCGATAAGAAAGGCTTCCAGGAAGCTGGGAACGTTCCATCTTGAAGGGTGTACACTCTATGTAACCGCGGAGCCGTGTCCCATGTGTTTTTCGGCGATTCACTGGGCACATATAGAACGGGTAGTCTACTGTAATACGAAAGCCGATTCGGCGGCGATAGGTTTCGACGATACACTGATATCGGATATTATCGCAGGCAGGGTTGAGGATACTGTAAGATTCGAGCACAGGCCCTCTCCGGAGTGTCGAGAGCTCTTCATGGAGTGGTACAGAGACCCGAACCGGGTTCTATATTGAAGATCAGTCCTTGATGGATCTGATGAAGGCTTCGTAAATTTCGTCGAGTTTCTGATCCTCTTCGAGAAGCTCTTTGTGCTCAGGTGCGAGTATGTGTTCTATGACGGCAACGCGCTTGAGGAGGTATTCGAAGAGCTCTTTGTCAATATCCGGGAGCTTGTTGTGGCTCAACGGACTTTTGTCGCGCCCTTTTGTTATCACTTTCGCCGGTATACCTATGGCGGTAGATTCCGGCGGGACCGAGCGGACGACTACGGAGTTGGCACCAATCTTGGAGTTTTTGCCGATTGTTATGTTTCCGAGTATCTTGGCGCCGGCACCTATAACCACACCCTCTTCAATAGTTGGGTGCCGTTTGCCCGGATGGAGCGATACACCTCCCAATGTGACCCCCTGGTAGATCGTCACATCGTCGCCTACAACGGCCGTCTCGCCTATCACCACGCCTATGCCGTGATCGATGAACACCCGTCTTCCGATAGTCGCCGCCGGATGGATGTCTATGTTGGTAAATAGCTGCGCGATACCCATCCACATTCTCGCCAGCAGAGGGAAGCCTTTGGTGTGGATCTTGTGGGCGACCCTGTAGTTGGCGATGGCCCACACTCCCGGATAGTTGAAAAAGATCTCAATTCTAGATCTTATCGCAGGATCGCGTCTGTATATACTGTTTATATCTTCTATTATGAGGCGTACAAGAGAGGGCACGCTCTGCCTCCTTCAAATCTGATTTTCTTACGGCTCCTGTATAAAAAGCCGCTTGCCGACCTTACGCAAAATCCGCAAACCGGGCGGGAGCTGCCGGACCGGGTGCGGCAAAATATCCGAAAAGAGCCGACTCTTCGGCACCATGTCCGGCAGGCACGGTATTTTTCAGCTCAAACTCCGGGGCCGACAAATTTTGCGCAATATCAGTCATTAAAATTGATGGTTCTAAGATATCCATTTTCACTTAAGTAGAGATAAAGTTCACCTAGTATCTCTTTCCGTTCACTCTCTTTTATAGTGTCGGACTCCGCTATCTGGTCTCTTATTCTACGCTCGATCTCTTTCGTATCGTAGTCGAAATCGTCCAGAACATCCAGGATGTTCTGCGCTTCCAAAATGTTTTCTATAGTGTATCGCCCCTCTTCGTCGAAGCGAATCGTGGCCTCCGTCGGATGGGTGAATAGGTTGTGCCTCATTCCCAGAACCTCCTGGTATGCCCCCACCTTGAAGAAGCCCAGGAAGTACTCCTCCCTCTCCACATCCACATCGTGCAGGTAGAGGGGATTTTCGATGTTGAAGGCTATCTCCCCGTCGCTGTCGCATGTTATATCCCACAGGCTTGCCGACCGGCTGGGACGCTGTTCGAGACGATCCAGCGGCATTACAGGGAATGTCTGACCCAGCCCCCAGTAATCCGGAAGAGACTGGAAGAGAGAGAAGTTGACAAGGTAGTGCTCCTGTATCCGCTCCATAATATCTTTTATCTCTTTGGAGGGCTTCTGCCTCAGCAGTACGAGCGCTCTTTTTATTATCAGATGGACCAGCGTTTCGGTGTTCGCCCTGTCTGTGAGATCTATGTACCCGAGGTCGAAGAGTGTCAGAAGAGACTCCATGTGGTCGAGTGCGTCATGGAGATACTCCCTGGCGTTTTTTTCCGAAATGGTTTCGTAAAGGTCAAAAAGCTCCTGGACCAACGGCGGGTTGCTCTTTTTCAGGCTCAGACTCTTTTCGCTGTACTCCTGGCTGAAGAGCTCGAGTACCGGGGCTATTATGACGGCGTGGCTCGCGGCAACGAACCTTCCGGACTCCGTGAAGATGGTCGGTTCCCGCACCCCTTTGGCCTGTGAGATCTCTTTGAGGAGAAAAACGACGTCGTTCGTGAACTCCTCAATCGTATAGTCTCTGCTGGTACGCCCTTCGTGCTGGCTGTACTCGACCGCCAGCCCTCCGCCGATGTTTATGGCGCGCAGATTTTCCGCACCGAGTTTTCTGAGTTCGGCATAGATGTTTCCCGCCTCGCGGATCGCCTTTTTTAGCGGAGAGATGTGGTTCATCTGCGAGCCTATATGGAAGTGGATCATCGAGAGCCTGTCGGTGAGGTGATGTTTTTTGAGAAGCTCCATAGCTTCGAGAAGTTCTGTGGAGGTGAGTCCGAATTTCGAGCTGTAGCCGCCGCTTTTGGCCCAGATGCCTATTCCACCCGTATGGAGTCTTATTCTCAACCCTATCTTCGGTACCGGAGTCCCGAGTCTGGCCGCCTCTTTTATGATCAGCTCCAGTTCGTTGATCCCTTCGATGGTCAGGGTTATGTTGTGGCCCATCTTTGCCGCTATGAAGCCTATGTTTATCATCTCCCTGTCTTTGAAGCCGTTGACAGTTATAGGTTTGCCGAGATTCGTGTAGGCCATCGCCAGGATTAGCTCACCCTTGCTTCCCGCCTCGAGGCCGTAGTCGAGGTCGCGTGTCGCCTCCATGAGCGGAATGATGAAACCGGGAAACTGATTCACTTTCAGCGGGAAAACGGCTTTGAACTTCCCGCCGTAATTAAACTCCTTTTTTGCCCTTTCGAAGTGGGAAAAGAGCTTTCGGACATTTTTTTCGGCCAGGTGCGGAAATCGTAGAAAAAGAGGCCCCTTGAAGCCCTGGTCGCGCATCCTCTTCGTAATCTCAACGAGAGAAGGTTTGCAGCCGTGATTTATCTTAACCACACCGTCTTCCACGACGAAGTTCCCCTCTCCCCAGATGTCGACGCCGTAGATCTTTGCCGAATCGCTAAAACTGTTCGAGCCCAACCCGTCTCTCCTCTTTGGTTTCGAGGTCTTTCACCCAGATCTGTGAATTTTTCAGCTCATCTTCCCCTATAACGGCACAGACTCTCGCTCCGATACGGTCCGCCGCTTTGAGGTGCGCTTTCAGGGAGCGTGCTGAGTACTCCACGTATACCCTCTCTTCGGCACGTTTCCTGTGCGCCGCTTTCAAAACCGTATCCAGCGCTTCGGGCTCCATGACGCCCATATATATTCCGTTTCTGCCGCTTTCGGGGAGCTTCACAAGCTCTATTATGCGCTCTATTCCAAGAGCGAAGCCTACTGCCGGAGTAGGTTTTCCACCCAGAAATTCGACCAGCCTGTTGTAGCGCCCTCCACCCGCTATTGCGCTCTGGGCGCCTATCTCGCCGCTTACGAATTCGAACGCGGTCCTTGTATAGTAGTCCAGTCCGCGTACAAGTTTCGGATCGAGCTCGTACTCTATGGAGTGGGAATCGAGCAGACTCTGCAGTCTGGTGAAATCTCTGTCGCACTCTTCGCAGAGGTTTTCGACTATTACGGGAGAGCGGCCGAGAATCTGCCGGCACTCTCCGTTTTTGCAGTCTAGTACCCTTATCGGGTTTGTTTCGATGCGCCTGTTGCAGTCTTCGCAGAGGCCGTCTTGAATGTCATGAAGATGTGTTATCAGCTTTTCGCGGTAGCCCGGCATACACTCAGGGCAGCCGAGGGAGTTGATTTTGATGGTATGCCCTATGCCCAGTGCGTCGAATATATCCTTGATCATGAGTATTATGTTGAAATCCTCGTAGACGCTCGGCTCTCCGAAGCTTTCGCAACCGAACTGGTGGAACTCTCTGAGACGCCCTTTTTGAGGTCTTTCGTACCTGAACATCGGGCCGTGGTAGTAGAAGCGGTGGACTCCCCCTTTTCTGTCGAGCTTGTTCTGTATGAAGGCGCGTACTATCCCGGCGGTTCCCTCGGGCCTCAAAGATACATCGTGCCCCCCTTTGTCCGTGAAGCGGTACATCTCTTTCCCCACTATGTCGCTGCTCTCTC
It encodes the following:
- a CDS encoding guanine deaminase; its protein translation is MALEEAQNGIEAGEGGPFGAVIVKNSEVIATGHNMVVKTNDPTAHAEMVAIRKASRKLGTFHLEGCTLYVTAEPCPMCFSAIHWAHIERVVYCNTKADSAAIGFDDTLISDIIAGRVEDTVRFEHRPSPECRELFMEWYRDPNRVLY
- a CDS encoding serine acetyltransferase gives rise to the protein MPSLVRLIIEDINSIYRRDPAIRSRIEIFFNYPGVWAIANYRVAHKIHTKGFPLLARMWMGIAQLFTNIDIHPAATIGRRVFIDHGIGVVIGETAVVGDDVTIYQGVTLGGVSLHPGKRHPTIEEGVVIGAGAKILGNITIGKNSKIGANSVVVRSVPPESTAIGIPAKVITKGRDKSPLSHNKLPDIDKELFEYLLKRVAVIEHILAPEHKELLEEDQKLDEIYEAFIRSIKD
- a CDS encoding arginine decarboxylase — its product is MGSNSFSDSAKIYGVDIWGEGNFVVEDGVVKINHGCKPSLVEITKRMRDQGFKGPLFLRFPHLAEKNVRKLFSHFERAKKEFNYGGKFKAVFPLKVNQFPGFIIPLMEATRDLDYGLEAGSKGELILAMAYTNLGKPITVNGFKDREMINIGFIAAKMGHNITLTIEGINELELIIKEAARLGTPVPKIGLRIRLHTGGIGIWAKSGGYSSKFGLTSTELLEAMELLKKHHLTDRLSMIHFHIGSQMNHISPLKKAIREAGNIYAELRKLGAENLRAINIGGGLAVEYSQHEGRTSRDYTIEEFTNDVVFLLKEISQAKGVREPTIFTESGRFVAASHAVIIAPVLELFSQEYSEKSLSLKKSNPPLVQELFDLYETISEKNAREYLHDALDHMESLLTLFDLGYIDLTDRANTETLVHLIIKRALVLLRQKPSKEIKDIMERIQEHYLVNFSLFQSLPDYWGLGQTFPVMPLDRLEQRPSRSASLWDITCDSDGEIAFNIENPLYLHDVDVEREEYFLGFFKVGAYQEVLGMRHNLFTHPTEATIRFDEEGRYTIENILEAQNILDVLDDFDYDTKEIERRIRDQIAESDTIKESERKEILGELYLYLSENGYLRTINFND
- a CDS encoding histidyl-tRNA synthetase; the protein is MIQALRGMKDIMGPESERFIYIVERASAVAKRYGYEYIETPLLEETSLFMRSVGESSDIVGKEMYRFTDKGGHDVSLRPEGTAGIVRAFIQNKLDRKGGVHRFYYHGPMFRYERPQKGRLREFHQFGCESFGEPSVYEDFNIILMIKDIFDALGIGHTIKINSLGCPECMPGYREKLITHLHDIQDGLCEDCNRRIETNPIRVLDCKNGECRQILGRSPVIVENLCEECDRDFTRLQSLLDSHSIEYELDPKLVRGLDYYTRTAFEFVSGEIGAQSAIAGGGRYNRLVEFLGGKPTPAVGFALGIERIIELVKLPESGRNGIYMGVMEPEALDTVLKAAHRKRAEERVYVEYSARSLKAHLKAADRIGARVCAVIGEDELKNSQIWVKDLETKEERRVGLEQF